One part of the Microlunatus elymi genome encodes these proteins:
- a CDS encoding amino acid ABC transporter ATP-binding protein: MTGSPNSSASGSADGPQLAPAAPASVAVGEPLVVLTDVQKYFGDLHVLKDINLSVGRGEVVVVIGPSGSGKSTLCRSINRLETIESGSITIDGVPLPSEGKELAKLRSDVGMVFQQFNLFAHKTILENVTLGPIKVRKKGKAEANQRGMELLDRVGVGSQAQKYPAQLSGGQQQRVAIARALAMDPKVILFDEPTSALDPEMINEVLDVMIQLAEQGMTMIVVTHEMGFARTAANRVAFMAEGQILEEADPEQFFTNPSTARAKDFLSKILTH, from the coding sequence ATGACCGGATCCCCCAACTCCTCCGCGTCGGGTTCGGCCGACGGGCCGCAGCTGGCACCTGCAGCGCCCGCGTCGGTCGCCGTCGGCGAGCCGTTGGTCGTACTGACCGATGTGCAGAAGTACTTCGGCGACCTGCACGTGCTCAAGGACATCAACCTGTCCGTCGGCCGCGGCGAAGTGGTGGTGGTGATCGGTCCGTCGGGTTCGGGCAAGTCGACGCTGTGCCGCTCCATCAACCGGTTGGAGACGATCGAGTCCGGCTCGATCACGATCGACGGGGTGCCGCTGCCCAGCGAGGGCAAGGAACTGGCCAAGCTGCGTTCCGACGTCGGCATGGTGTTCCAGCAGTTCAACCTGTTCGCGCACAAGACGATCTTGGAGAACGTGACGCTGGGCCCGATCAAGGTCCGGAAGAAGGGCAAGGCCGAGGCCAACCAGCGCGGCATGGAGTTGCTCGACCGGGTCGGCGTCGGCAGCCAGGCCCAGAAGTATCCGGCCCAATTGTCCGGCGGCCAGCAGCAGCGGGTGGCGATCGCCCGAGCGCTGGCGATGGATCCGAAGGTGATCTTGTTCGACGAGCCCACCTCGGCGCTCGACCCGGAGATGATCAACGAGGTGCTGGACGTGATGATCCAGCTCGCCGAACAGGGCATGACCATGATCGTGGTCACCCACGAGATGGGGTTTGCTCGGACGGCGGCGAATCGGGTCGCGTTCATGGCCGAGGGCCAGATCCTCGAGGAAGCCGATCCGGAGCAGTTCTTCACCAACCCGAGCACCGCCCGGGCGAAGGACTTCCTGAGCAAGATCCTCACCCATTGA
- a CDS encoding aldose 1-epimerase family protein has translation MTASVATSPTGHQYEISSGSYRAVVTELGATLRRLQVDGRDLIAGFGAGDRVAGGRGQQLMPWPNRIRDGRYSFGGEDHELPLSEPERHNAIHGLVRWVGWELVSHTADTVTQQVTVFPQKGWDSTIRCTLTHQLSDRGLTVTVGCDNVGDRAVPFGYAAHPYFTLGEQSVDEIEITAPAGQYLKVDDRLLPVSLESVDGLDEDLRTAAPLGSRNFDTAFTELAGDEQGRWRIRLARSDRETYIWADQHHRWTQIYTGDDRRDIGLAVEPMTCGPDAFNSELTADGLVILEPGASYHGVWGIYGR, from the coding sequence ATGACTGCGAGCGTCGCCACCAGCCCCACCGGACATCAGTACGAGATCTCCTCCGGCAGCTACCGGGCGGTGGTGACCGAGCTCGGCGCCACCCTGCGCCGGCTCCAGGTCGATGGCCGCGACCTCATCGCCGGTTTCGGAGCCGGCGATCGGGTCGCCGGCGGACGCGGCCAGCAGCTGATGCCGTGGCCGAACCGGATCCGGGACGGCCGTTACAGCTTCGGCGGCGAGGATCACGAGCTGCCGCTGAGCGAACCCGAACGGCACAACGCGATCCACGGCCTGGTCCGCTGGGTCGGCTGGGAGCTGGTCAGCCACACCGCCGACACGGTCACCCAGCAGGTCACGGTCTTTCCGCAGAAGGGCTGGGACAGCACCATCCGCTGCACGCTGACCCACCAACTCTCCGATCGCGGACTGACGGTGACCGTCGGCTGCGACAACGTCGGCGATCGGGCGGTCCCCTTCGGTTACGCCGCCCACCCCTACTTCACCCTCGGTGAGCAGAGCGTCGACGAGATCGAGATCACCGCCCCGGCCGGGCAGTATCTGAAGGTCGACGATCGGCTGCTGCCGGTCTCGCTGGAATCTGTCGACGGCCTGGACGAGGATCTGCGGACTGCCGCGCCGCTGGGATCGCGCAACTTCGACACCGCGTTCACCGAGCTGGCAGGAGACGAGCAGGGTCGCTGGCGGATCCGGCTGGCCCGCAGCGACCGGGAGACCTACATCTGGGCCGACCAACACCACCGCTGGACTCAGATCTACACCGGGGACGACCGCCGCGATATCGGCCTGGCGGTCGAACCGATGACCTGCGGCCCGGACGCGTTCAACTCCGAGCTCACCGCCGACGGCCTGGTGATCCTGGAGCCTGGTGCCTCCTATCACGGCGTCTGGGGCATCTACGGCCGCTGA
- the miaB gene encoding tRNA (N6-isopentenyl adenosine(37)-C2)-methylthiotransferase MiaB, with translation MSVDSQLTSLQPVPRTEPAGTEPRTYAIRTHGCQMNVHDSERLAGLLEDAGYRRAADDDSTNADVVVFNTCAVRKNADNRLYGNLGQLLPIKKAHPGMQIAVGGCLAQKDRGKITEKAPWVDVVFGTHNIGQLPRLLERARIEQEAQVEIAESLERFPSTLPTRRDSAYAAWVSISVGCNNTCTFCIVPALRGKETDRRPGDILAEIKMLVDQGVQEITLLGQNVNAYGVEFRDRGAFAKLLRACGDIDGLERVRFTSPHPKDFTADVIAAMAETPNVMPQLHMPLQSGSDSILKSMRRSYRSERYLKIISDVREAMPTAAITTDIIVGFPGETEQDFQDTMEVVRRSRFAGAFTFQYSIRPGTPAATMPDRVPAEVVQDRYERLVELVNEISWQENRKLEGERVEVMFADGEGRKDAATHRMSGRARDNRLVHVAVGEDVDLRPRPGDIAEAVITHAAPHHLNADAPDGGSALLNPRRTRGGDAWQARRDADNAPAATAVTLGMPRIGVPDPLPVLQNSCQVH, from the coding sequence ATGTCGGTGGATAGTCAGCTCACGAGTCTTCAGCCGGTGCCCCGGACCGAACCCGCCGGGACCGAACCACGTACCTATGCGATCCGCACCCACGGCTGCCAGATGAACGTGCACGACTCCGAGCGGCTCGCCGGTCTGCTGGAGGACGCCGGCTACCGACGCGCTGCCGACGACGACTCCACTAACGCTGACGTGGTGGTCTTCAACACCTGTGCGGTCCGGAAGAACGCCGACAACCGGCTCTACGGCAACCTCGGTCAACTGTTGCCGATCAAGAAGGCGCACCCGGGCATGCAGATCGCCGTCGGCGGCTGCCTGGCGCAGAAGGACCGCGGCAAGATCACCGAGAAGGCGCCCTGGGTCGACGTGGTGTTCGGCACCCACAACATCGGCCAGCTGCCGCGGCTGCTGGAACGGGCCCGGATCGAGCAGGAAGCTCAGGTCGAGATCGCCGAGTCCCTGGAACGCTTCCCGTCCACGCTGCCCACCCGGCGCGATTCGGCGTACGCGGCCTGGGTGTCGATCAGCGTCGGCTGCAACAACACCTGCACGTTCTGCATCGTGCCCGCGTTGCGCGGCAAGGAGACCGACCGCCGGCCGGGCGACATCCTGGCCGAGATCAAGATGCTGGTTGATCAAGGAGTGCAGGAGATCACCCTGCTGGGCCAGAACGTCAACGCGTACGGAGTGGAGTTCCGTGATCGCGGCGCGTTCGCCAAACTGCTCCGCGCCTGCGGCGACATCGACGGCCTGGAACGGGTTCGCTTCACCTCGCCGCATCCGAAGGACTTCACCGCCGACGTGATCGCGGCGATGGCCGAGACGCCCAACGTGATGCCGCAGCTGCACATGCCGTTGCAGTCCGGTTCGGATTCGATCTTGAAGTCGATGCGCCGCTCCTATCGCAGCGAGCGCTATCTCAAGATCATCTCCGATGTTCGGGAGGCGATGCCGACCGCAGCGATCACCACCGACATCATCGTCGGCTTCCCGGGTGAGACCGAGCAGGACTTCCAGGACACCATGGAGGTTGTCCGGCGGTCCCGCTTCGCCGGCGCCTTCACCTTCCAGTACTCGATTCGCCCCGGGACCCCGGCGGCGACCATGCCTGATCGGGTGCCGGCCGAGGTCGTTCAAGATCGTTACGAGCGCCTGGTCGAGTTGGTCAACGAGATCAGCTGGCAGGAGAACCGCAAGCTGGAGGGCGAGCGGGTCGAGGTGATGTTCGCCGACGGCGAGGGGCGCAAGGACGCCGCCACCCACCGGATGAGCGGCCGGGCCCGGGACAACCGGCTGGTGCACGTCGCGGTCGGCGAGGATGTTGATCTTCGTCCGCGACCGGGCGACATCGCCGAAGCGGTGATCACTCACGCCGCCCCGCATCACCTCAACGCCGATGCTCCCGACGGCGGCTCCGCGCTGCTCAACCCGCGGCGTACCCGCGGTGGTGACGCGTGGCAGGCGCGCCGTGACGCCGACAATGCGCCGGCCGCCACCGCGGTGACGCTCGGCATGCCACGGATCGGCGTACCGGATCCGTTGCCGGTGCTGCAGAATTCCTGCCAGGTCCACTGA
- a CDS encoding amino acid ABC transporter permease, whose product MSDQTTVLFDAPGPKARRRHLIIGVVAGLLFLLALFLIIRGLANPKNNQFTAAMWKPFLDASTWLDYLLPGLASTLLAAVIAIVLSIILGVLLGLGRLAQNRIVRGACGVIVEFFRAVPVLVGMLFSYYFALFVLHLPNRQAFFGVIVGLTLYNMAVIAELIRSGVHSLPGGQREAGLAIGLTESQSQWAILLPQAITAMLPSLVSQLVVILKDTALGAIIGYPDLLQSGYTMSNLYGNLIPTVIVVAAMYIIINYSLTRVARWLERRMARRGRSAGKPPQDTMIDNPAASANAAASTVGVGSL is encoded by the coding sequence ATGAGCGATCAAACCACCGTCCTGTTCGATGCGCCGGGCCCGAAGGCTCGCCGCCGGCACCTGATCATCGGCGTTGTCGCCGGTCTGCTGTTCCTGCTGGCTCTGTTCTTGATCATCCGCGGGCTGGCCAACCCGAAGAACAATCAGTTCACCGCGGCGATGTGGAAGCCGTTCCTGGACGCCAGCACCTGGCTGGACTATCTGCTGCCCGGGTTGGCGTCCACGCTGCTGGCAGCCGTGATCGCGATCGTGCTCAGCATCATCCTGGGCGTGCTGCTCGGACTTGGCCGGCTGGCGCAGAACAGAATCGTTCGCGGCGCTTGCGGTGTGATCGTCGAATTCTTCCGGGCCGTGCCGGTGCTGGTCGGGATGCTGTTCTCCTACTACTTCGCGCTGTTCGTGCTGCATCTGCCGAATCGGCAGGCGTTCTTCGGCGTGATCGTCGGTCTGACCCTCTACAACATGGCCGTGATCGCCGAGCTGATCCGCTCCGGCGTGCACTCGCTGCCGGGCGGACAGCGGGAAGCCGGTCTGGCCATCGGGCTGACCGAGAGTCAGAGCCAGTGGGCGATCCTGCTGCCGCAGGCGATCACCGCGATGCTGCCGTCGCTGGTCAGCCAACTGGTGGTGATCTTGAAGGACACCGCGCTGGGCGCGATCATCGGCTACCCGGATCTGCTGCAGAGCGGCTATACGATGTCCAACCTGTACGGGAACCTGATCCCGACCGTGATCGTGGTGGCCGCGATGTACATCATCATCAACTACAGCCTGACCCGGGTGGCGCGCTGGCTGGAACGACGGATGGCCCGCCGTGGCCGCAGCGCCGGCAAGCCGCCGCAGGACACCATGATCGACAACCCGGCCGCCTCGGCCAACGCCGCCGCCTCCACCGTCGGGGTCGGCAGCCTCTGA
- the ggt gene encoding gamma-glutamyltransferase: protein MQPSLPTSRSSRRAFLAAGAAVGVAAATVRTPVTAHADDRTVPEPIKVPEAIGRGGAVASVDPYASDIGVRVLRAGGNAVDAAVATAAALGVTEPFSSGIGGGGFFVYRDARSGRVWTINGRENAPRTFTEDVFTDGDGNALAFGDVVTSGLSIGVPGTLATWATAARWFGTRRLGDLLEPAEELARRGFVVDAHFQEYIESNADRFAKFPASAALFLPGGAVPSIGDGFRNPDLADTYRLLRRRGTGEFYDGPIGRAVAEAAGRPPTAPGVDVYAGQLTMGDIRRYRAEVKPPTRSGLRDRTVYGMSLPSSGGIAVGEILNLIQAYQASTGISLAQLSEVDYLHRFSEASATAFADRNRWVGDVPGVPIRELLSTRFARERAGLFDPEHAQPRPIPFGFPRGGHHSGHRVGQPEPYEGPNTTHLNVVDRWGNAVAYTLTIEQIGGSGITVPGYGFLLNNELTDFDFVPLTAGVPDPNLPGPGKQPRSSMSPTIITRHGRPELVCGTPGGATIITSVAQIILGHLERGLPLVDAIKAPRLSSRNSSTEATDQGLADSATGAGLTALGHKLVDGPEIGNASGIDVGRRELTAAAETDRAHGGSARVVRPQRP, encoded by the coding sequence ATGCAGCCGTCGCTTCCCACCTCCCGTTCTTCCCGCCGCGCGTTCCTGGCGGCCGGCGCAGCCGTCGGCGTGGCAGCAGCCACCGTGCGTACGCCGGTCACTGCGCACGCCGACGATCGCACCGTGCCCGAACCGATCAAGGTGCCGGAGGCGATCGGGCGGGGCGGCGCGGTCGCCTCGGTGGACCCGTACGCCAGTGACATCGGCGTCCGGGTGCTGCGCGCCGGTGGCAACGCCGTCGATGCGGCGGTCGCGACAGCGGCTGCGCTGGGCGTCACCGAGCCGTTCTCCAGCGGCATCGGCGGCGGCGGATTCTTCGTCTACCGGGACGCACGCAGCGGCCGGGTGTGGACGATCAACGGACGGGAGAACGCACCGCGTACGTTCACCGAGGACGTCTTCACCGACGGGGACGGCAACGCGCTCGCCTTCGGCGACGTGGTCACCTCCGGCCTGTCGATCGGGGTGCCCGGCACGCTGGCCACCTGGGCGACCGCAGCCCGCTGGTTCGGCACCCGCCGGCTCGGCGACCTGCTGGAGCCGGCCGAGGAGCTGGCCCGCCGCGGATTCGTGGTCGACGCACACTTCCAGGAGTACATCGAAAGCAATGCCGACCGGTTCGCCAAGTTTCCCGCCAGCGCCGCCTTGTTCCTACCCGGCGGCGCGGTGCCGAGCATCGGCGACGGGTTCCGCAACCCGGACCTGGCCGACACCTACCGGCTGCTGCGCCGGCGCGGAACCGGCGAGTTCTACGACGGGCCGATCGGCCGGGCCGTCGCCGAGGCGGCCGGGCGTCCACCGACGGCGCCCGGCGTGGACGTGTACGCCGGACAGCTCACCATGGGCGACATCCGTCGCTACCGGGCCGAGGTCAAGCCGCCGACCCGCAGTGGATTACGAGACCGGACGGTGTACGGGATGAGCCTGCCCAGTTCGGGCGGGATCGCGGTGGGCGAGATCCTGAACCTGATCCAGGCCTACCAGGCGAGCACCGGGATCTCGCTGGCACAGCTGTCCGAGGTGGACTACCTGCACCGCTTCTCCGAGGCCAGCGCCACCGCGTTCGCCGACCGGAACCGATGGGTCGGCGACGTGCCGGGCGTGCCGATCCGCGAGCTGCTGAGTACGCGGTTCGCCCGCGAACGGGCAGGGCTGTTCGACCCCGAGCACGCCCAGCCGCGGCCGATCCCGTTCGGTTTTCCGCGAGGCGGGCACCATTCCGGGCACCGCGTTGGCCAGCCGGAGCCGTACGAGGGCCCCAACACCACCCACCTGAACGTGGTCGACCGGTGGGGCAACGCGGTCGCGTACACGTTGACGATCGAGCAGATCGGCGGGTCCGGGATCACCGTTCCGGGCTACGGCTTCCTGCTCAACAACGAACTCACCGACTTCGACTTCGTGCCGCTGACCGCAGGCGTACCCGATCCCAACCTGCCCGGTCCGGGCAAGCAGCCGCGGTCCTCGATGAGCCCGACCATCATCACCCGGCACGGCCGGCCGGAACTGGTCTGCGGCACTCCAGGCGGAGCAACCATCATCACCTCGGTGGCGCAGATCATCCTCGGCCACCTCGAGCGCGGCCTGCCGCTGGTGGACGCGATCAAGGCACCCCGGCTGAGCTCGCGCAACAGCAGCACCGAGGCCACCGATCAGGGGTTGGCCGACTCGGCCACCGGCGCCGGCCTGACCGCGCTCGGCCACAAGCTGGTCGACGGCCCGGAGATCGGCAACGCCTCCGGCATCGACGTCGGCCGACGCGAACTCACCGCGGCAGCCGAGACCGATCGTGCGCACGGCGGCAGCGCCCGAGTGGTGCGCCCTCAGCGGCCGTAG
- the rny gene encoding ribonuclease Y, translating to MLDISWVEVLILIALVVLIGLVAVAAFRRRQSGIEAAHAGQEVVAGAERDAQQLRTDAEQLRADADTYQRDTRGRADELLREAQATRNQADEEVRARRGELRSARQELDRREQRITERETRLDDESRNMHERAQRLDELESDLAARSDELSVAEAAHTQELERVAGLTQDQAKTELVATVEHEAKRQAVLVARDIESAARRDAEDRARDIVVGAIQRIASDQTSESVVTAVHLPGDDMKGRIIGREGRNIRSFEQVTGVNVLIDDTPESVLLSSFDPVRRETARITLVELIADGRIHPARIEEVHERSKAKINERVLRAAEDAMAEVGISDVHPDLVPVIGALRYRTSYGQNVLKHLVESAHIAGLMAAELHLDVATCKRAAFLHDIGKALTHEVEGSHALIGADLARKFGEHPDIVHAIEAHHNEVEPQTVEAVLTQAADAISGGRPGARRESLEAYVKRLERLEEIALAHDGVEKVFAMQAGREVRVMVAPDVIDDIEAQVLARDIAKQVEEELTYPGQIKVSVIRESRAVETAR from the coding sequence GTGTTGGACATCAGCTGGGTCGAGGTGCTGATTCTGATCGCACTGGTCGTCCTCATCGGGCTCGTCGCCGTAGCGGCGTTCCGTCGTCGCCAGTCCGGCATCGAAGCCGCCCACGCCGGTCAGGAAGTCGTCGCCGGCGCCGAACGCGACGCCCAGCAGTTGCGGACCGACGCCGAACAACTACGCGCCGACGCCGACACCTACCAGCGCGACACTCGCGGCCGGGCCGACGAGCTGCTGCGGGAAGCTCAGGCAACCCGCAACCAGGCCGACGAGGAGGTCCGGGCTCGCCGCGGAGAGCTCAGGTCGGCGCGGCAGGAGCTGGATCGTCGCGAGCAGCGGATCACCGAACGCGAGACCCGGCTGGACGACGAGAGCCGCAACATGCACGAACGGGCCCAGCGGCTCGATGAGCTGGAATCCGACCTCGCCGCCAGATCCGACGAACTGTCGGTCGCCGAGGCGGCCCACACCCAGGAGCTGGAACGGGTCGCCGGGCTGACGCAAGATCAGGCGAAGACCGAACTCGTTGCCACCGTGGAACACGAAGCCAAGCGGCAGGCCGTGCTGGTCGCCCGGGACATCGAGAGCGCGGCCCGCCGGGACGCCGAGGACCGGGCCCGGGACATCGTCGTCGGCGCCATCCAGCGGATCGCCTCCGACCAGACCTCGGAGTCCGTGGTGACCGCGGTACACCTGCCCGGCGACGACATGAAGGGCCGGATCATCGGCCGCGAGGGGCGCAACATCCGCTCCTTCGAGCAGGTCACCGGGGTCAACGTGCTGATCGACGACACCCCGGAGAGCGTGCTGCTGTCCAGCTTCGACCCGGTCCGCCGGGAGACCGCCCGGATCACCCTGGTCGAGCTGATCGCCGACGGCCGGATCCACCCCGCCCGGATCGAGGAGGTGCACGAACGGAGCAAGGCCAAGATCAACGAGCGGGTGCTCCGGGCCGCCGAGGACGCGATGGCCGAGGTCGGCATCTCCGACGTCCATCCGGATCTGGTGCCGGTGATCGGCGCGCTGCGCTACCGAACGTCGTACGGGCAGAACGTGCTCAAGCACCTGGTCGAGTCCGCTCACATCGCCGGCCTGATGGCCGCCGAACTGCATCTGGACGTGGCCACCTGCAAACGGGCGGCGTTCCTGCACGACATCGGCAAGGCGCTCACTCACGAGGTGGAGGGCTCGCACGCGCTGATCGGCGCCGACCTGGCCCGCAAGTTCGGCGAGCATCCCGACATCGTGCACGCCATCGAGGCACACCACAACGAGGTCGAGCCGCAGACCGTCGAGGCCGTGCTGACCCAGGCCGCCGATGCGATCAGCGGCGGCCGGCCGGGTGCTCGCCGGGAGAGTCTGGAGGCCTACGTCAAGCGGCTGGAGCGGCTGGAGGAGATCGCGCTGGCCCACGACGGCGTGGAGAAGGTATTCGCCATGCAGGCCGGCCGCGAGGTACGGGTGATGGTCGCCCCCGACGTGATCGACGACATCGAGGCCCAGGTGCTGGCCCGCGACATCGCCAAGCAGGTCGAGGAGGAGTTGACCTATCCCGGCCAGATCAAGGTCAGCGTGATCCGCGAGTCCCGCGCGGTCGAAACCGCCCGCTGA
- a CDS encoding glutamate ABC transporter substrate-binding protein produces the protein MRFTKKIAAVGAASVLALGMAACASDDNGNGGSGSGDNASKSITIGIKFDQPNVGMKVGSDYQGFDVDVARYVAKELGYDNITFKEAKSADRETLIQSGQVKMIFASYTINEERQQKVSFAGPYLMAGQDLLVRSADNSITGPDSLNGKKLCSVTGSTSAQNVKKDFANKVQLQEYDSYSKCLPALISGNIDALTTDDDILAGYAAQPQYKGKLKLVGKPFSEEPYGVGIKKGDTELCKKIDTALTKMQSSGEWQKALDKNFGDAGYKPDPSKNPPQQIPCS, from the coding sequence ATGCGTTTCACGAAGAAGATCGCCGCAGTCGGCGCAGCCTCCGTGCTCGCTCTCGGCATGGCCGCGTGTGCCAGCGACGACAACGGCAACGGCGGCTCGGGATCGGGCGACAACGCCTCGAAGTCGATCACCATCGGGATCAAGTTCGACCAGCCGAACGTGGGCATGAAGGTCGGCTCGGACTACCAGGGCTTCGACGTCGATGTGGCTCGGTACGTGGCCAAGGAGCTCGGCTACGACAACATCACCTTCAAGGAGGCGAAGTCGGCCGACCGGGAGACGCTGATCCAGTCCGGCCAGGTGAAGATGATCTTCGCCAGCTACACCATCAATGAGGAGCGGCAGCAGAAGGTGTCGTTCGCCGGCCCGTACCTGATGGCGGGGCAGGATCTGCTGGTCCGCAGCGCCGACAATTCGATCACCGGTCCGGACAGTCTGAACGGCAAGAAGCTCTGCTCGGTGACCGGCTCCACCTCGGCGCAGAACGTGAAGAAGGACTTCGCCAACAAGGTGCAGTTGCAGGAGTACGACTCCTACTCCAAGTGCCTGCCGGCGTTGATCTCGGGCAACATCGACGCGCTGACCACCGATGACGACATCCTCGCCGGTTACGCAGCTCAGCCGCAGTACAAGGGCAAGTTGAAGCTGGTCGGCAAGCCGTTCAGCGAGGAGCCGTACGGCGTCGGCATCAAGAAGGGCGACACCGAACTCTGCAAGAAGATCGACACCGCACTGACCAAGATGCAGAGCAGTGGCGAATGGCAGAAGGCGTTGGACAAGAACTTCGGTGACGCCGGTTACAAGCCGGACCCGTCGAAGAACCCGCCGCAGCAGATCCCCTGCTCCTGA
- a CDS encoding amino acid ABC transporter permease has product MGDLLSLIKEFHFLAAFWMTIKLTVVGAIGSLILGTIIAIFRVSPVPVLRAIGTGYVTLIRNTPLTLIAFVCSVALLGTLGLSLASPHATDDVVQNGFRWGVIAIAVYHATFVAEALRSGVNTVPQGQAEAARAIGLNFGQSLSSIILPQAFRGSIAPLGNTLIALTKNTTVLSTVGVAEMSYAMKNMIEARASLLYMIFLLVAAAFVILTLPVGAFFTSLSKRMAVRR; this is encoded by the coding sequence GTGGGCGACCTGCTGTCGTTGATCAAGGAATTCCATTTCCTGGCAGCGTTCTGGATGACGATCAAGCTGACCGTGGTCGGCGCGATCGGATCGTTGATCCTGGGCACGATCATCGCGATCTTCCGGGTCTCCCCGGTCCCGGTGCTGCGAGCCATCGGCACCGGATACGTGACCTTGATCAGGAATACTCCGCTGACCTTGATCGCGTTCGTCTGCTCGGTCGCCCTGCTGGGCACTCTCGGTCTGTCGCTGGCGAGCCCGCACGCCACCGATGACGTTGTGCAGAACGGATTCCGCTGGGGCGTGATCGCCATCGCGGTCTACCACGCGACGTTCGTCGCCGAGGCCCTGCGCAGCGGCGTCAACACGGTTCCGCAGGGTCAGGCGGAGGCGGCTCGGGCGATCGGCCTCAACTTCGGCCAGTCGCTGTCCTCGATCATCCTGCCGCAGGCCTTCCGGGGCTCGATCGCACCGTTGGGCAACACCTTGATCGCGCTGACCAAGAACACCACCGTGCTGTCCACCGTCGGCGTCGCGGAGATGTCGTACGCGATGAAGAACATGATCGAGGCCCGCGCTTCCCTGCTCTACATGATCTTCCTGCTGGTGGCCGCGGCGTTCGTGATCTTGACCCTGCCGGTCGGCGCTTTCTTCACCAGCCTGTCCAAGCGGATGGCGGTACGTCGATGA
- a CDS encoding phosphotransferase enzyme family protein — protein MSFSPDDTLPTASLAAVCDAYGLGAPIETAFVARGAMGAVNKITSELAGRRRCWTVKRSYWGHYTEEAIRREVEFTEECRAVGVSGPRSIERIDGDGFVLTLDDQSEASTQYRVLDWLDGRVGSTDDSDTVEPMARWLAAIHRLAEDAGGQPIDPWFVRVDYQWDDLAARLAGSMPEVAEQLRLRRTDLLELTAVVNGAPQRGAVWCHTDVGADNLIWRSDGPWLIDWENSGPLVPRQELGSMVRGNGDRGLELYRAYRRADGPAGITEPDDLATSVAVQLNFLGVQSELLLNPDYPEQHDFARNAVGNVGSRLPTLAELEKRIVELNAAG, from the coding sequence ATGTCGTTCAGTCCCGATGACACTCTGCCGACCGCCTCGCTGGCCGCCGTCTGTGATGCGTACGGGTTGGGTGCGCCGATCGAGACCGCGTTCGTGGCTCGGGGTGCGATGGGCGCCGTCAACAAGATCACCTCCGAGCTGGCCGGTCGGCGTCGATGCTGGACGGTGAAGCGGTCGTACTGGGGCCACTACACCGAGGAAGCCATCCGGCGCGAGGTCGAGTTCACCGAGGAGTGCCGGGCCGTCGGGGTATCGGGACCGCGGTCGATCGAGCGGATCGACGGCGATGGCTTCGTCCTCACCCTCGACGATCAGTCCGAAGCCAGCACCCAGTATCGGGTGCTGGACTGGCTCGATGGCAGGGTGGGCAGCACCGATGACTCGGACACCGTCGAACCGATGGCCCGCTGGCTGGCCGCGATACATCGGCTGGCCGAGGACGCCGGCGGGCAGCCGATCGACCCGTGGTTCGTCCGCGTCGACTACCAATGGGACGATCTGGCCGCGCGGCTGGCCGGGTCCATGCCGGAGGTCGCCGAGCAGCTCCGGCTCCGCCGAACCGACCTGCTGGAGCTCACCGCCGTGGTCAATGGAGCCCCGCAGCGGGGAGCCGTCTGGTGCCACACCGACGTCGGCGCGGACAACCTGATCTGGCGGTCGGACGGGCCGTGGCTGATCGACTGGGAGAATTCCGGTCCGCTGGTGCCGCGGCAGGAGCTCGGCAGCATGGTGCGCGGGAACGGCGACCGCGGGCTCGAGCTCTACCGGGCGTACCGGCGGGCCGACGGCCCCGCCGGGATCACCGAACCGGACGATCTGGCCACCTCGGTCGCGGTTCAGTTGAACTTCCTCGGGGTTCAGTCGGAATTGCTGCTGAACCCGGACTATCCCGAGCAGCACGACTTCGCCCGGAACGCGGTCGGCAATGTCGGCAGTCGGCTGCCGACACTGGCCGAATTGGAGAAACGGATCGTTGAGCTGAACGCGGCCGGCTGA